A region from the Vibrio artabrorum genome encodes:
- a CDS encoding IS5 family transposase yields MGKAKKKITNWAEYNKALCKRGSVTFWIDDSAVDAWRCKTHHGKRGRGFQYSDTAIETALMIKGIFSLPLRALQGFIDSIFELMDVPLTSPDYTCISKRSKTVQVKYRNKSRGAIRHIAIDSTGLKVFGEGEWKVKKHGAEKRRTWRKLHLAVDVDTHEAISAEVSLVNVGDSEVLPTLLNPLRRKVTAVSADGAYDTKSCHEALKNKGCTPLIPPRKNAVPWEDGHPRNEAVTALKNGTIAEWKAESGYHYRSISETAMSRYKGLTSGKLSLRCYNAQVGEIMANVKAINKVIGLGMPVRN; encoded by the coding sequence ATGGGTAAAGCTAAAAAGAAGATAACTAACTGGGCGGAGTACAATAAGGCTTTGTGCAAACGTGGTTCGGTTACGTTCTGGATAGATGATTCAGCCGTAGATGCATGGCGATGCAAAACCCATCATGGTAAGCGTGGTAGAGGCTTCCAGTACTCTGATACAGCAATTGAAACTGCCCTGATGATTAAGGGTATATTCTCTCTGCCATTACGTGCTCTTCAAGGCTTTATCGACTCTATCTTTGAGCTAATGGATGTTCCGCTGACCTCTCCCGACTACACCTGTATTAGTAAACGCTCGAAGACGGTTCAGGTCAAATATCGCAATAAATCTAGAGGCGCTATTCGCCATATAGCCATTGATTCCACTGGGCTTAAAGTCTTTGGTGAGGGTGAATGGAAAGTAAAAAAGCACGGTGCAGAAAAACGCAGAACATGGCGTAAGCTGCATTTAGCTGTAGATGTGGATACTCACGAAGCTATTAGCGCGGAAGTCAGCCTTGTAAATGTTGGCGATAGTGAAGTGCTACCGACGTTGCTCAACCCACTACGCAGAAAGGTCACAGCCGTATCTGCAGATGGAGCTTATGACACAAAAAGTTGCCACGAGGCTCTGAAAAATAAAGGCTGTACTCCGTTGATCCCCCCTCGAAAGAATGCAGTACCTTGGGAGGACGGTCACCCCAGAAACGAAGCAGTAACAGCTCTGAAAAATGGGACAATAGCGGAGTGGAAAGCTGAGTCTGGATATCACTATCGTTCAATATCTGAGACCGCGATGTCCCGATACAAGGGACTAACAAGCGGTAAATTGAGTTTGAGATGTTACAACGCTCAAGTGGGTGAAATCATGGCGAACGTCAAGGCTATAAACAAAGTCATAGGACTAGGTATGCCCGTCAGAAACTAA
- a CDS encoding alginate lyase family protein, with product MKTVAYTLTFFACFLSFGQAHAGNSDVKYYGADKGALTITKAKIKSHDKDVSPAYLKLINEADSALKLKCPTVTDKTISAISGDVHDYYSTAPYLWPDPSKPNGLPYMPRDGMINPESRNPLYTDKMRLDQFGKMIDSLSLAYYFSDNTKYAEKAASCLRTWYINPATRMNPNINYGQAVPGLLPGRGIGIIEGKAIISTIDAASLLDSYKEWAQADKTALHKWSTEYFDWLLTSENGQEEANMKQNHGSMYDLQTARLALVLGLNDTAKSILEQVKSKRIALQIEPDGAQPMELRRTKGFQYSLFNLESLSELAQLGQWVNVDLWNYETNDERGILNAIEFMRPYVEIHKDGVPLPVWHYEQIHALTRERAAPLFRMAANVNQDKHYEAIASQFEKFANSRVQLLRPSRIQ from the coding sequence ATGAAAACTGTTGCTTATACTCTAACGTTTTTTGCTTGCTTTTTAAGTTTTGGTCAAGCACATGCGGGAAATTCTGACGTAAAATATTATGGTGCAGATAAAGGAGCCTTAACAATTACTAAGGCGAAGATTAAAAGTCACGATAAAGATGTTTCCCCTGCTTACTTGAAGCTTATAAACGAAGCAGATAGCGCGCTTAAATTAAAATGTCCAACAGTTACTGACAAAACTATTAGTGCTATTAGTGGTGATGTTCATGATTACTACAGTACGGCTCCATATCTATGGCCAGATCCAAGTAAACCGAATGGTCTCCCTTACATGCCAAGAGATGGAATGATCAATCCTGAATCTCGAAATCCGTTATACACAGATAAAATGCGTTTAGACCAATTTGGGAAGATGATAGATTCTCTATCTTTAGCTTACTACTTCAGTGATAACACTAAATACGCTGAAAAGGCTGCGAGCTGTTTACGTACGTGGTATATCAATCCAGCTACTCGCATGAATCCAAATATAAATTATGGGCAAGCAGTTCCTGGTCTCCTTCCTGGGCGAGGAATAGGTATCATTGAAGGTAAAGCAATAATTTCTACTATTGATGCTGCGTCATTACTTGATAGTTATAAAGAGTGGGCTCAAGCAGATAAAACAGCCTTACATAAATGGAGTACTGAATATTTTGATTGGTTACTTACCAGTGAAAATGGTCAAGAAGAAGCCAATATGAAGCAAAATCACGGTAGTATGTATGATCTACAAACTGCTCGGCTTGCATTAGTTTTAGGTCTCAATGACACCGCTAAATCTATTCTTGAGCAGGTTAAGAGTAAACGAATTGCCTTACAAATTGAACCTGACGGTGCACAACCGATGGAGCTTCGTCGAACTAAAGGTTTTCAATATTCGTTATTTAATCTTGAATCCTTATCTGAGTTGGCTCAACTTGGTCAATGGGTAAACGTTGATTTATGGAACTATGAAACTAATGATGAAAGAGGTATCTTAAACGCAATTGAGTTTATGCGACCTTATGTTGAAATTCATAAAGATGGTGTTCCTCTTCCTGTATGGCATTATGAACAGATCCATGCGCTTACACGTGAACGAGCTGCACCATTATTTAGAATGGCTGCAAACGTTAATCAAGATAAACACTATGAAGCTATTGCTTCTCAATTTGAAAAATTTGCAAATAGCCGCGTACAGCTGCTTCGTCCTAGCCGAATTCAATAA
- a CDS encoding VOC family protein → MKIILRLFFAFLAISSSWTQASELPIVGLAHVAFQSSSLERTRVFYTGFTGYEYAFSVTEEQPAWYLKVNDDQFIKLVLAPTPSKIQDDKLIEIALQVTDAKKTFSLLNSKGLKPTKIKKRKDGTLATTIKDPDNHIIAFVEYTKNSLQQKSKGKYLGQRRIANRMWRASFIVSNEAKSQDFYTKKLGFKEEWHGISAHDNASKSAFLKLPGNRGDLLEYVVINKKPSRSQFDEMQHVTYLTKDIAGIYEETGRYGRPNLDKYAVEKDSLGRPFFNLYDTDDIRVEFIQPTPTSSTIKQEQ, encoded by the coding sequence ATGAAAATAATATTACGGCTATTTTTTGCTTTTTTAGCAATTTCTAGTAGTTGGACACAAGCTTCAGAACTACCCATAGTAGGTTTAGCTCATGTTGCGTTTCAATCTTCTAGTTTGGAACGAACACGAGTTTTTTACACTGGGTTTACAGGATATGAGTACGCTTTTTCTGTAACTGAAGAACAACCAGCATGGTACCTAAAGGTAAATGATGATCAGTTTATTAAATTGGTTCTAGCTCCAACCCCAAGTAAAATACAGGACGATAAGCTTATTGAGATAGCTCTACAAGTAACTGATGCTAAAAAGACTTTTTCGTTACTTAATAGCAAAGGACTTAAACCGACTAAGATTAAGAAACGAAAAGATGGAACTTTAGCCACAACTATTAAAGATCCTGATAATCATATTATTGCATTTGTTGAATATACGAAAAATAGTCTTCAACAGAAAAGTAAAGGGAAATATTTAGGCCAACGTCGAATTGCTAATCGTATGTGGAGAGCTAGTTTTATTGTGTCAAATGAAGCTAAATCTCAAGATTTCTACACAAAAAAGCTTGGTTTTAAAGAGGAATGGCATGGAATTTCAGCTCATGATAATGCCAGTAAATCTGCTTTTTTGAAACTTCCAGGCAATCGAGGAGATCTTCTTGAATATGTTGTCATTAACAAGAAACCAAGCCGTTCACAATTTGATGAGATGCAACACGTTACTTATCTAACTAAAGATATTGCTGGCATCTATGAAGAAACAGGGAGATATGGGCGCCCTAACCTTGACAAATATGCAGTAGAGAAAGATTCATTAGGAAGACCTTTCTTTAATCTTTACGATACAGACGATATTCGTGTTGAATTTATACAACCAACTCCAACCTCATCGACTATTAAACAGGAGCAGTAA
- a CDS encoding sodium:solute symporter family transporter has protein sequence MIDIAIVLVYFGFLVAIGVLFKSFSNSTSDYFRGGGKMLWWMVGSTSFMTAVSAMTFTGHMGKALTGGFAVATTVFYANALGYLCNYLFFAAKARQMRVDTPLEGVRMRLGAVNEQVFTWANVPLSVLQAAIWINALAVFCSAVIGLPLELTIVVAGSVVLFMSLVGGSWAVIASDFMQMIILTTMTLVTGAVAIWKSGGLTPLLDAGLPEQPFIGDGYNHAYLFVGWFIFMFIKQFFSTNNMVDSYRYIAAKDTKNARKAAILAGTLMLIGPLLWFVPAWYVAAHYPDTSTWGLDGLGNKVADATYFMFVSREMPVGMVGLMLAAMFAATMSSMDSALNRNAGIILKSVYQPYFCKNHSESHLIFVSKLLTALFGIIIVSALFLTSLKQFGLFDLTMLVSTLIGFPILIPSIMCFFVRKTPDWAGWGTVIVGMCVSGFIAIVLTPEVLQSILGLDQPLTSREYTEMKSVTLGLIGHMSITLPFFVCSQFFYKGLPAKREAEVKQFFTNVDTEVVVEDCPESVAMDNKQNTVLGKMVLIASVFILCLTLVPNPLWGRMLFVFIAAILALIGTLLVRSERKLESTKVTQSSATV, from the coding sequence ATGATTGATATAGCAATCGTACTGGTTTACTTTGGCTTCCTTGTGGCAATTGGGGTCTTATTTAAATCCTTCAGTAACTCCACAAGTGATTATTTTCGTGGGGGCGGTAAAATGCTGTGGTGGATGGTGGGTTCCACATCATTCATGACAGCGGTTAGTGCCATGACGTTTACTGGCCACATGGGGAAAGCATTAACGGGTGGATTCGCAGTAGCGACAACAGTTTTTTATGCAAATGCACTTGGCTACCTGTGTAACTATCTGTTTTTTGCTGCAAAAGCGCGTCAAATGCGAGTGGATACACCACTCGAAGGCGTACGCATGCGATTGGGTGCCGTGAATGAGCAGGTTTTTACATGGGCTAACGTACCATTAAGTGTTCTTCAGGCCGCGATTTGGATCAACGCACTTGCGGTATTCTGCAGTGCAGTCATTGGGCTTCCTCTAGAATTAACAATCGTAGTTGCCGGTTCTGTTGTGTTGTTTATGTCTCTTGTTGGTGGTAGCTGGGCTGTTATCGCATCAGACTTCATGCAAATGATCATTCTAACGACAATGACGTTGGTAACAGGTGCTGTTGCGATTTGGAAATCTGGTGGCTTAACACCATTGCTTGATGCAGGCCTTCCTGAGCAGCCATTCATTGGTGACGGATACAACCACGCATACTTGTTTGTTGGTTGGTTTATCTTCATGTTTATTAAACAGTTCTTTAGTACGAATAACATGGTGGATTCATACCGTTATATTGCTGCAAAAGACACCAAAAACGCACGAAAAGCGGCTATTCTAGCTGGTACCTTGATGCTTATCGGTCCACTACTATGGTTTGTTCCAGCTTGGTATGTGGCAGCTCACTACCCGGATACAAGCACTTGGGGCTTGGATGGTTTGGGTAACAAAGTCGCCGACGCGACCTATTTTATGTTTGTAAGTCGCGAAATGCCCGTCGGAATGGTTGGATTGATGCTCGCTGCTATGTTTGCTGCAACCATGTCTTCGATGGACTCAGCGTTAAACCGAAATGCAGGTATTATTCTCAAGAGTGTATATCAACCATATTTCTGTAAAAATCACTCTGAGTCACACCTCATTTTTGTGAGTAAACTGCTGACGGCTCTATTTGGTATCATCATTGTTTCAGCGTTGTTCCTAACATCATTGAAACAGTTTGGTCTGTTTGATTTAACGATGTTGGTGAGTACGCTAATCGGCTTCCCAATCCTTATTCCGTCGATCATGTGTTTCTTTGTCAGAAAAACACCTGATTGGGCAGGCTGGGGTACGGTTATTGTAGGTATGTGTGTGTCAGGATTTATTGCCATTGTTCTAACACCGGAAGTACTACAATCAATTTTAGGTTTAGATCAGCCACTGACGTCTCGTGAATACACAGAAATGAAGTCGGTAACGTTAGGCTTGATAGGACACATGTCGATTACACTACCGTTCTTTGTTTGCTCACAGTTCTTTTATAAAGGACTACCAGCGAAACGAGAAGCTGAAGTTAAACAATTCTTTACCAACGTAGACACTGAAGTTGTCGTTGAAGATTGTCCAGAAAGTGTTGCGATGGATAATAAGCAAAACACTGTACTAGGTAAGATGGTACTTATCGCGTCTGTCTTTATCCTTTGTCTGACTCTCGTTCCTAACCCTTTGTGGGGAAGAATGCTGTTTGTCTTTATCGCAGCAATTCTAGCACTTATCGGTACCTTGTTAGTTAGGTCTGAACGTAAACTTGAAAGTACAAAAGTAACTCAATCTTCAGCAACCGTTTAG